One genomic window of Trichlorobacter lovleyi includes the following:
- a CDS encoding UDP-2,3-diacylglucosamine diphosphatase — MRTIFLADAHLQHPDDANYRLLLAFIRSLQGSTATLCILGDLFDFRIGLPALNFPEQEPILTALEELHASGTRLIYLEGNHDFHLGAGLGSRLGAEIHSGPVQLALQGKQVFLCHGDLINRADWRYRLLHRTLRNPLTLRIGRLLPAAVVQGLRSRLQRTSKQRYSRDRKRWDYSAMIRSYAASIRTQGAQALVLGHFHQPFIDQQDGFTLVSLGDWISHYSYAELVDGTFRLLTYPA, encoded by the coding sequence ATGCGTACCATCTTTCTTGCTGATGCCCATCTGCAGCACCCTGACGATGCCAATTACCGGCTGCTGCTTGCGTTTATCCGCTCCCTACAGGGCAGCACCGCCACCCTCTGCATTCTGGGCGACCTGTTTGATTTCAGGATCGGTCTGCCGGCCCTGAACTTTCCCGAACAGGAACCGATACTCACGGCGCTGGAGGAACTGCATGCCTCCGGTACCCGTCTGATCTACCTGGAAGGGAATCACGACTTCCATCTTGGAGCAGGCCTTGGCAGCAGACTGGGGGCGGAGATCCATTCCGGGCCGGTACAGCTTGCGTTGCAGGGGAAGCAGGTCTTTCTCTGCCATGGCGACCTGATCAACCGGGCCGACTGGCGGTATCGTCTGCTTCACCGCACCCTGCGGAATCCCCTGACCTTACGGATCGGCCGTCTGCTTCCTGCAGCAGTGGTGCAGGGGCTGCGCAGCAGGCTGCAGCGCACAAGCAAACAACGCTACAGCCGGGACCGGAAACGCTGGGACTATAGTGCCATGATCCGCAGCTACGCGGCATCAATTCGTACCCAGGGGGCCCAGGCCCTGGTGCTGGGACACTTTCATCAGCCCTTTATCGATCAGCAGGATGGCTTCACGCTGGTCTCACTGGGGGACTGGATTTCCCACTACTCCTACGCCGAGCTGGTTGACGGCACCTTCCGCCTGCTTACCTACCCTGCCTGA
- a CDS encoding UPF0158 family protein → MIHSVAIAWDDLLGAFSNMEQDRVYFFDRMTGEIFFVGTDSGDSFWDQLEQQQGRFLEIPYLDSAAERTLLSTFLASQSNTELRSLLDHALSGRPPYARAADILSFFPDEELQLAELRDTFLSNRVKSWLEENELFSLSTSLNAVH, encoded by the coding sequence ATGATACATAGTGTAGCCATCGCCTGGGATGATCTCCTGGGGGCTTTTTCAAATATGGAACAGGATCGGGTCTATTTCTTTGACCGGATGACCGGAGAGATCTTCTTTGTCGGTACTGACAGCGGTGACAGTTTCTGGGATCAGCTGGAACAGCAGCAGGGACGCTTTCTTGAGATTCCATACCTGGACTCAGCAGCTGAGCGCACACTCCTGAGCACTTTTCTTGCGAGCCAGAGCAACACGGAGCTCCGCAGCCTGCTGGATCACGCACTATCAGGGCGCCCCCCCTATGCCAGAGCGGCCGACATCCTGTCCTTCTTTCCGGATGAGGAACTGCAGCTGGCTGAACTGCGTGATACCTTCCTGAGCAACCGCGTCAAAAGCTGGCTGGAGGAGAACGAACTCTTTTCACTGAGCACCTCCCTGAACGCTGTCCACTAA
- a CDS encoding AI-2E family transporter gives MSPLETFKNQHPISHIRLIAGILTVAAVAWLGNALSHTLSCFLLSFVIAYLLDPLVVRLEKRLKRIHAIALLYVVLGIISTFGLAFLLPMLTISWDSFLRNLPQHLQMIKQALLSWQGSLPTHYGSEEINWLLDNIIGNADSMAEKAGIWAYGFATRMFFNVFNLILAPILVFFMLNYKQKIMDTTALWLPETRRDLILQMGREIDSSIGGYLRGQVMVSIVVALATIPTLMLLGIPHPVLCGLFAGAASILPFVGVILAMLPPLLFAWLTYGTGTIIIKVLIAFAIIYFLEGYLVKPLVFKESMNLNPLLTIIMVMAFGELMGFWGILLALPITAAMIIASQHWLKGDFANPGNEP, from the coding sequence ATGTCACCGCTGGAAACGTTTAAAAACCAGCACCCCATCAGCCATATCAGGCTGATTGCCGGCATACTGACCGTTGCTGCCGTTGCCTGGCTGGGAAATGCCCTAAGCCATACCCTCTCCTGCTTTCTGCTCTCCTTTGTGATTGCCTACCTGCTTGACCCGCTTGTGGTCAGACTGGAAAAGCGCCTCAAGCGTATTCATGCCATTGCGCTGTTGTATGTGGTACTGGGGATTATCTCCACCTTCGGTCTGGCCTTCCTGCTGCCGATGCTGACCATCAGCTGGGACAGTTTTCTGCGCAATCTTCCGCAACACCTGCAAATGATCAAACAGGCACTGCTCAGCTGGCAGGGTTCGCTCCCCACCCACTATGGGTCGGAGGAGATCAACTGGCTGCTTGACAACATCATCGGCAATGCCGACAGCATGGCGGAAAAGGCCGGAATCTGGGCCTACGGTTTTGCCACCAGGATGTTCTTCAACGTCTTCAACCTGATCCTGGCACCGATCCTGGTCTTCTTCATGCTCAACTACAAGCAGAAGATTATGGACACCACCGCGCTCTGGCTACCTGAGACACGACGTGACCTGATCCTGCAGATGGGACGTGAGATTGACAGCAGCATTGGCGGTTACCTGCGCGGGCAGGTCATGGTCTCCATCGTCGTGGCCCTGGCCACCATCCCGACCCTGATGCTGCTGGGGATCCCCCATCCGGTCCTGTGCGGCCTCTTTGCCGGGGCTGCCAGCATCCTCCCCTTTGTGGGGGTAATCCTGGCCATGCTGCCACCGTTGCTGTTCGCCTGGCTGACCTACGGCACCGGCACCATCATCATCAAGGTATTGATCGCCTTTGCCATCATCTACTTCCTGGAGGGCTATCTGGTAAAACCGCTGGTCTTCAAGGAATCGATGAACCTTAACCCCCTGCTGACCATTATTATGGTCATGGCCTTTGGTGAACTGATGGGGTTCTGGGGCATCCTGCTGGCCCTACCGATCACCGCAGCCATGATTATCGCCTCGCAACACTGGCTTAAAGGGGATTTTGCCAACCCAGGGAATGAACCATGA
- a CDS encoding heavy metal translocating P-type ATPase — protein MTKLSLQITGMSCVNCAGRIEREVGALAGVESAAVNFAIAQLTVSFDATIISADSIMEKVQSLGYGVVKPEPPGELTFSITGLHCANCVARLEKILREQPGISTAVVNLVSATGFVRFDPALLDKGAIFRIVIDAGYTPAETEAGEEAEAGELAGQRNWFLFSLALSLPIMATMTLHHLRSVGWLNLILATVIQFSAGLAFYRGAWSALKSKSSNMDVLVALGTSAAWGYSLLAFFGLLGSSHDVFFETSAWLITFIRLGKYLEARARGKAGEALKKLLHLQADKARLVTAEGEKEVPASVIRINDLVAVRPGETIPVDGEVVEGTSSVDEAMVTGESLPVSKQVGDTVTGATINKNGRLIVRATRIGEETLLAQIVRMVRDAQGDKAPIQRFADAVSSWFVPAVIGLALLTFVVWLLILKAPFLVAFKFGVAVVVIACPCAMGLATPTAIMVGSGVALSRGILVKKGSALETIAKLQVMLLDKTGTLTSGKLAMSDLVTAAGVDELRLLECLAAAEASSSHPLAQAAVAAARERGSLPGEVSDFHEAEGHGVTCSYNGFRLAVGNQRLMETEGVKTAVLENEATRLAEEGKSLIYVAANQTLVGICGFSDSIKATSARAVAELRQLGIRTVMITGDHAAVAATVAAQSGVDSFEAQVLPGRKQELVKEYQADGKVVGMTGDGINDAPALAAADVGIAIGGGTDVAKETGDIVLIKDDLLDVVRAIQVGRATLSKVKQNLFWALFYNVIGIPVAAGLFAGYGLTLKAEFAGLAMAFSSVSVVLNSLLLKRIAHKL, from the coding sequence ATGACCAAGCTTTCTCTCCAGATCACCGGCATGTCCTGTGTCAACTGTGCAGGACGGATAGAACGGGAAGTCGGCGCACTGGCTGGCGTGGAATCCGCCGCAGTCAACTTTGCCATTGCCCAGTTGACCGTCTCATTCGATGCAACCATCATCAGCGCTGACAGCATCATGGAAAAGGTGCAATCACTGGGCTACGGCGTGGTAAAGCCGGAGCCGCCCGGTGAGCTGACCTTTTCCATCACCGGCCTGCACTGCGCCAACTGTGTTGCCCGCCTTGAAAAAATCCTGCGTGAGCAGCCGGGGATCAGCACCGCCGTGGTCAACCTGGTTTCCGCCACCGGCTTTGTCCGTTTTGACCCTGCCCTGCTGGATAAAGGGGCCATCTTCAGGATTGTGATTGATGCCGGCTACACCCCGGCCGAGACAGAGGCAGGGGAAGAGGCGGAGGCAGGAGAACTGGCCGGCCAGCGCAACTGGTTCCTGTTCTCACTGGCCCTCTCCCTGCCGATCATGGCCACCATGACGCTGCACCATCTACGCAGTGTGGGGTGGCTGAACCTGATCCTTGCCACCGTGATCCAGTTCAGCGCCGGCCTGGCCTTTTACCGTGGCGCCTGGTCAGCCCTGAAGAGCAAAAGCAGCAACATGGATGTGCTGGTGGCACTGGGCACCAGCGCTGCCTGGGGCTACTCGCTGCTGGCCTTCTTTGGGCTGTTAGGCAGCAGCCACGATGTCTTCTTTGAAACCTCGGCCTGGCTGATCACCTTTATCAGGCTGGGCAAATATCTGGAGGCACGGGCACGGGGCAAGGCCGGCGAGGCCTTGAAAAAGCTGCTGCATCTGCAGGCTGACAAGGCCCGCCTGGTTACCGCTGAAGGGGAAAAAGAGGTACCTGCCTCGGTGATCCGGATCAATGATCTGGTAGCGGTCCGCCCCGGTGAAACCATACCGGTGGATGGCGAAGTGGTTGAAGGGACCTCCAGCGTGGATGAGGCGATGGTCACCGGAGAGTCCCTGCCGGTCAGCAAACAGGTTGGTGATACGGTTACCGGCGCCACCATCAACAAGAACGGCCGCCTGATCGTCAGGGCAACCCGGATCGGTGAAGAGACCCTGCTGGCCCAGATTGTCAGGATGGTGCGGGATGCCCAGGGAGACAAGGCACCGATCCAGCGTTTTGCCGATGCGGTCTCATCCTGGTTCGTCCCCGCCGTGATCGGCTTGGCGCTGCTCACCTTTGTCGTCTGGCTGCTGATCCTAAAGGCACCGTTCCTGGTGGCCTTCAAGTTCGGCGTAGCGGTGGTGGTGATCGCCTGCCCCTGCGCCATGGGCCTGGCCACCCCCACCGCCATCATGGTGGGCAGCGGCGTCGCCCTTTCCCGCGGCATCCTGGTCAAGAAGGGCTCTGCCCTTGAGACCATTGCCAAACTGCAGGTCATGCTGCTGGACAAGACCGGCACCCTGACCAGCGGCAAGCTGGCCATGAGCGATCTGGTCACAGCGGCCGGCGTTGATGAGCTGCGGCTGTTGGAATGCCTGGCAGCTGCCGAGGCGTCGTCCAGCCATCCCCTGGCCCAGGCAGCCGTAGCGGCAGCACGCGAGCGGGGCAGCCTTCCCGGCGAGGTCAGCGACTTCCATGAGGCAGAAGGGCACGGTGTCACCTGCAGCTACAACGGCTTCCGTCTGGCCGTTGGCAACCAGCGCCTGATGGAGACGGAAGGGGTCAAGACGGCCGTCCTGGAGAACGAAGCCACCCGGCTGGCGGAAGAGGGGAAGTCCCTGATCTATGTCGCTGCCAACCAGACCCTGGTCGGCATCTGCGGTTTCAGCGACAGCATTAAAGCCACCTCCGCCCGGGCGGTGGCCGAGCTGAGACAGCTGGGTATCCGCACCGTCATGATTACCGGCGACCATGCAGCAGTGGCTGCCACGGTTGCCGCCCAGTCCGGTGTGGACAGTTTTGAGGCCCAGGTGCTGCCGGGACGCAAGCAGGAACTGGTCAAGGAATATCAGGCAGACGGCAAGGTGGTCGGCATGACCGGTGACGGCATCAACGACGCCCCGGCCCTTGCGGCAGCCGATGTCGGCATCGCCATTGGTGGCGGCACTGATGTAGCCAAGGAAACCGGCGACATCGTGCTGATCAAGGATGACTTGCTGGATGTGGTACGGGCCATCCAGGTGGGCCGGGCCACCCTTTCCAAGGTCAAGCAGAACCTGTTCTGGGCGCTGTTCTACAACGTGATCGGCATCCCGGTGGCCGCCGGTCTGTTTGCCGGTTACGGTCTCACCCTGAAGGCCGAATTTGCCGGACTGGCGATGGCCTTTTCATCGGTATCGGTCGTACTGAACTCACTGCTTTTGAAGCGGATTGCACACAAGCTCTAA
- a CDS encoding flavodoxin family protein — protein MKVIGFNGSARTDGNTAKLINYTFEELVKEGIETELVQLSGKPIHGCIACYKCFASKDRRCAVTDDCANECIEKMDGADGIIIGSPTYFAGITPEAKALIDRSGMVSRANGDMYKRKLGAAVVSVRRAGAMHVFDTINHFFTIGQMIIVSSSYWNIGVGRNIGDVDGDEEGIKTMRDLGSNMAWLLKKLDGAR, from the coding sequence ATGAAGGTCATCGGATTTAACGGCAGCGCCCGCACGGATGGCAACACCGCCAAACTGATCAACTATACCTTTGAGGAGCTGGTTAAAGAGGGGATTGAAACGGAGTTGGTGCAACTGTCCGGCAAGCCGATCCACGGCTGTATTGCCTGCTACAAATGCTTTGCCAGCAAGGATCGCCGCTGTGCTGTGACCGATGACTGTGCCAACGAATGTATTGAAAAAATGGATGGGGCCGACGGTATTATCATCGGCTCCCCCACCTACTTTGCCGGGATCACGCCGGAGGCCAAGGCCCTGATCGACCGCTCCGGCATGGTCTCACGGGCCAATGGTGACATGTACAAGCGCAAGCTGGGTGCTGCCGTGGTATCGGTACGCCGGGCAGGGGCCATGCATGTCTTTGACACCATCAACCACTTCTTTACCATCGGCCAGATGATCATCGTCAGCTCAAGCTACTGGAACATCGGGGTAGGCAGGAATATCGGCGATGTGGACGGAGATGAGGAAGGGATCAAGACCATGCGGGATCTGGGCAGCAACATGGCCTGGCTCCTGAAAAAGCTGGACGGTGCTAGATAA